GTTCCTGTCCAACGTGGTCGTCGCCGCGCTGATCGTGTTCCTGGGCGACAAGTTGGGCGTGGGGGCCCAGCTGTCCACCGGTGTGGTCGTCGTCCTCGGTATCCGGATCTTCTCGAACGCCGCGGCGATCCGTCGCCACGTCTTCCGGGCGTGAGGCCGATGAGCGACCAGGACGGCACGCCGGAGAACAGGCTGCGCAAGGAACTGCCCGAGGAGCGGCCCGCGACGGCCCCGGAGGCGGCGGCGTCGCGGAAGGACGAGAAGCCCGGGCTGACCGGCCGGCAGCGGCTGGTTCAGGGGCTGTGGCCGCCGAGGGTCACCCGTGCCCAACTGATCGTCGCCGTGCTGTTGTTCGGCCTCGGCTTCGGGCTGGCCGTGCAGGTGGCGTCGAACAGCGACGGCGACAGCGCGCTGCGCGGTGCCCGGCAGGAAGATCTTGTTCGCATCCTCGATGAACTCGATGACCGTACACAGCGTCTTGAGGACGAGAAGCAGGGTCTCGAGAACCAGCGGGACGAGTTGGAGAACAGCTCGGACCAGGCGGAGGAGGCCCGCAAGCAGACGTTGGAGAAGGAGCGGCAACTCGGCATCCTGGCGGGCACGGTGGCCGCGCAGGGGCCGGGCATCACGATGACGATCGAGGACACGAAGGGGACGGTCGAGGCGGACATGCTGCTCGACACGATCCAGGAGCTGCGCGCGGCCGGTGCCGAGGCGATCCAGGTGAACGGTGTGCGTGTGGTGGCCGGCACCTATCTGACCGACTCGGGCAACAGCGTGAGCGTCGACGGGAACAAGATCAACGCTCCCTATCGTTTCAAGGTCATCGGCAAACCGCAGGACCTGGAACCGGCGCTCAACATTCCTGGAGGCGTGGTGCAGACTCTGGAGAAGGAGCAGGCCACGGTCACCGTCGAGCGGTCGACCAAGATCGTCGTGGACGCCTTGCGAGCCGCGAAGCAGCCTGACTACGCTCGGTCGTCCTCCCGGTGAACCGCGGGTGCATGAGGGACGTCCGGCCAGGGCATGAGGTTGCGGGGGGTCGGCGCACCGATTGGGTGGTGCGTGGTGGAAACTGTCTGGTGGATACGGACGTTGTCAGGATGTCCGGGTCGGCCGGTGTATGCAATCAGGGTTCGTCCTGCCCCACGGGCGGGTCTGTTTCGGTCAAGGGGAATCGCCCGTGAAGTTGTTTGCGAAGTTGTTCGGCAAGAGCGCGCGAGAGGGTAGCGGCAATGCGAACGCGACCGCTCGTCATCGCGCACAGCCAGACGCGGAGGGCCAGCGCCCCCTGTTCCGGGACCAGGTGGGCGGTGACGCTCCCGGAGCGCAGGGCGCGCCGGTTGACCCTGCGCAGTCCGGCGGCATAGGTTTCGGGCAACCGTCAACCTCGAGTACGGGTGGAGAGTTTTCCATGTCGGCCCTGGTGTGTACGAGGTGCGGTAACCGCAACGCGGAGAACAGCCGCTTCTGCTCCAACTGCGGTGCGCCGTTGCGCGGTGCGCCCGAGCGCCCGTCCGAGACGACCTCCACCATCTCCATCTCCGGTCTTGAGGCCTACGACGCCGAGGTCACCGGTCAGACACAGGTGCCCATGCTCTCCCCGGAGGCGCAGGCGGCCGTCGACGCGCTGCCGCTGGGTTCCGCGCTCCTGGTCGTGCGCCGCGGCCCGAACTCGGGCAGCCGCTTCCTGCTGGACGGCGATCTGACCACGGCCGGTCGTCATCCGCAGAGCGACATCTTCCTGGACGACGTGACGGTGTCGCGCCGCCACGTGGAGTTCCGTCGCCAGCAGGACGGTTCGTTCACCGTGGGCGACGTCGGCAGCCTCAACGGCACGTATGTGAACCGGGAGCGGATCGACACGGTGCCGCTGCACAACGGGGACGAGGTACAGATCGGCAAGTACCGGCTGGTCTTCTACGCGAGCCAGCGGGGCTACTGACCCCGTCAGGGAAGGTCCATGCTTCAAACACCGAGCGGCGGTGCCGGTCACGGTGCCGCCGCCGCGGACAGTGGGCTGATGAGCATCGGCACGGTGCTCAACGTGCTGCGCGACGAGTTTCCCGAAGTCACCATCTCCAAGATCCGCTTCCTGGAGTCCGAGGGGCTCATCGAGCCGCAACGGACCCCTTCGGGGTACCGCAAGTTCAGTGCGGAGGACGTCGAGCGCCTCGGCCATGTGCTGCGGATGCAGCGGGACCACTATCTGCCGCTCAAGGTGATCCGGGAGTACCTGGACGCCATGGAGCGCGGTGAGGCCGTGGCACTGCCGGTGGTGGGGCGCCAGCGGGACGGAGGGGAAGCCCTTCCGGACCCCTGGGAGGCCCCTACGGCGGCGCGGATCGGCCGGGCCGAGCTGATGGCGGCCGCCGAGATCGGTGAGCAGGAGCTCAAGGAGTGGGAGTCGTACGGGCTCATCGCTCCGTTGCCGGACGGGGCGTACGACGCCGAGGCGGTCACCGTGGCGGCGCTCGTCGTCGAGCTG
This DNA window, taken from Streptomyces sp. NBC_00663, encodes the following:
- a CDS encoding DUF881 domain-containing protein: MSDQDGTPENRLRKELPEERPATAPEAAASRKDEKPGLTGRQRLVQGLWPPRVTRAQLIVAVLLFGLGFGLAVQVASNSDGDSALRGARQEDLVRILDELDDRTQRLEDEKQGLENQRDELENSSDQAEEARKQTLEKERQLGILAGTVAAQGPGITMTIEDTKGTVEADMLLDTIQELRAAGAEAIQVNGVRVVAGTYLTDSGNSVSVDGNKINAPYRFKVIGKPQDLEPALNIPGGVVQTLEKEQATVTVERSTKIVVDALRAAKQPDYARSSSR
- a CDS encoding FHA domain-containing protein, which translates into the protein MGGAWWKLSGGYGRCQDVRVGRCMQSGFVLPHGRVCFGQGESPVKLFAKLFGKSAREGSGNANATARHRAQPDAEGQRPLFRDQVGGDAPGAQGAPVDPAQSGGIGFGQPSTSSTGGEFSMSALVCTRCGNRNAENSRFCSNCGAPLRGAPERPSETTSTISISGLEAYDAEVTGQTQVPMLSPEAQAAVDALPLGSALLVVRRGPNSGSRFLLDGDLTTAGRHPQSDIFLDDVTVSRRHVEFRRQQDGSFTVGDVGSLNGTYVNRERIDTVPLHNGDEVQIGKYRLVFYASQRGY
- the ftsR gene encoding transcriptional regulator FtsR, giving the protein MLQTPSGGAGHGAAAADSGLMSIGTVLNVLRDEFPEVTISKIRFLESEGLIEPQRTPSGYRKFSAEDVERLGHVLRMQRDHYLPLKVIREYLDAMERGEAVALPVVGRQRDGGEALPDPWEAPTAARIGRAELMAAAEIGEQELKEWESYGLIAPLPDGAYDAEAVTVAALVVELGRFGIEPRHLRAMKAAADREAGLVDQVVAPLKRHRNPQTRAHAEARTKELAGLTVKLHAALVQTALGVRLP